The Rosa rugosa chromosome 1, drRosRugo1.1, whole genome shotgun sequence genomic sequence GgcattcttcttctccttccacACTTCGATGCTTCTTACGTTTCACCTAATgattcaaaatcacaatcaatgGTTTATGGTTGTTCATCGAATTAATTTGAGAAAACTGTAAGAGTAAATTATGAGCGTGAAAATCCTCACCTGGTTCACAACAGCATCATAGAAGCGGCAATCGTCGGGTGTAACAGAAACGGCGGCACACACGAGCATGCCCTCCACCACGTTCGGGCATTCCGAGTCCTGCACCTGAACAGACACAGGCCTGAACCTCGATCGGAAGTTCGTCACGTGGTTAGCTGATGTTAGGTCCTTGGCCTCGTACACCTCGTCGTACTCGTCTTCGAAGTCGCAAAACTTCACTCTTAGTCGTTCCGCACTATTGCCTTCCATCAAAATTTTGACGGCATACCATGCGTCGTCCACTCCAGACCTGAACTCCATTTCCATGGTCATCTCTCACTtcagaaaaaatatatatatatatctccctTACTCACAAAAGATGCTAGTTAAAtaattggtttgttttgtgaATGGTACAGTTCATTTACAGGGAGATGAATTTATAGGGCAAGGGATGAAACATGGTTGGATTCATTGGATATTGTTCGGATTTATTACCTTTTTCGTCCTTATATTTTTACTTCTTTGAGTCAATAACACGTATAGGAAAAAAGTTAACTACATAAAGAGGTCACGATCTACCGTCTTTTTTAGTAACGACATTTCCTTTAATAAGGAGATATGCAGCTTTTTGGTAATCACATTTcagatttattattattattattttttttttaaaaggggtTTGGAATCCAGCCTAACTGAGAAAAATGTTAACTATAAAAGGGCTCAAGATATAGTCTTTTCTGGTAATGACATTTCCTTATGAATCAAAATAAAGAGATATGCAGTCTTTTTGGTAATCacatttttatttatctaaattATTTAGTTAAGTTgtatcatttttaatttttcactCTACTCATTGAGTTAAAAATAGATGTATGTGCGTTGGTGACTTGGTGTACATACGTGTGATGTTTATAATGTCTTCAAAATAAGTTTTCCAGTAATTAAACTGCATCAATTATTATTAAAAGTTATGGATTAATCTTACGAATAGAAAAGACTAAAACTGACTTAAAGTTTAAAACATGTAAATGAAAATCTGAATATATAGATCACAGATAAACAGGTTTGACAAAAACTTAAAAATACCcataaaaatgaagaaacataAATTGAGGATGTGTTTCGAAAGAAACTCAAGATGACATtaagtatttgaaaattgaaaattatgtaaactttttttctttttgtcttgtGGAGAAAGGGTTCAATAGTCCATGGTCATTCCATGCCCCAAAATAGTTCAGTTATATATGTTAgccaaataataaaaaatatctAAACTAGATAAA encodes the following:
- the LOC133728695 gene encoding uncharacterized protein LOC133728695; this translates as MTMEMEFRSGVDDAWYAVKILMEGNSAERLRVKFCDFEDEYDEVYEAKDLTSANHVTNFRSRFRPVSVQVQDSECPNVVEGMLVCAAVSVTPDDCRFYDAVVNQVKRKKHRSVEGEEECLCKFVLFWKHEPKGGSLTTQVVGDICRVQPRTEEVDPLLALFLQTARSMIQTNELSLVRLATSSTVPHEASSKGL